In Phycicoccus sp. M110.8, the following are encoded in one genomic region:
- a CDS encoding TerC family protein, translated as MEVAPWVWYLTIGLMAAVLLFDIFVVARRPHVPTTKEVSLALAVYVGAALVFGLGVWWFTHDQAGAKFMTEYYAGWLTEYSLSVDNLFIFLLIMARFAVPEKLQQTALLVGIVIAIVLRGIFIAVGAAAINQFSWVFYIFGAFLIYTAVKLARESGDDDEEYEENGFMRWVERRFPATKEYDGPKLFTKVDGKKLATPMFIVIVALGTTDLLFALDSIPAIYGLTKEPYLVLTANLFALMGLRQLYFLIGGLLKKLVYLSVGLAVLLAFIGVKLVLHALHENELPFINGGEHVTAAPDIPISVSLGAIVVILGVTTAASLWKTRRDDRESEVERSAS; from the coding sequence ATGGAGGTCGCCCCCTGGGTCTGGTACCTCACCATCGGGCTCATGGCCGCGGTGCTGCTCTTCGACATCTTCGTCGTGGCCCGGCGGCCACACGTGCCGACGACCAAGGAGGTCAGCCTCGCGCTGGCGGTCTACGTCGGCGCGGCCCTGGTCTTCGGCCTCGGCGTCTGGTGGTTCACCCACGACCAGGCCGGCGCGAAGTTCATGACCGAGTACTACGCCGGCTGGCTCACCGAGTACTCGCTGTCGGTCGACAACCTCTTCATCTTCCTGCTGATCATGGCGCGGTTCGCGGTGCCGGAGAAGCTGCAGCAGACGGCGCTGCTCGTCGGCATCGTCATCGCCATCGTCCTGCGCGGCATCTTCATCGCCGTCGGTGCGGCGGCCATCAACCAGTTCTCCTGGGTCTTCTACATCTTCGGCGCGTTCCTCATCTACACCGCGGTCAAGCTCGCCCGCGAGAGCGGTGACGACGACGAGGAGTACGAGGAGAACGGCTTCATGCGCTGGGTGGAGCGGCGTTTCCCCGCCACCAAGGAGTACGACGGCCCGAAGCTGTTCACGAAGGTCGACGGCAAGAAGCTCGCCACCCCGATGTTCATCGTCATCGTGGCGCTCGGCACGACCGACCTGCTCTTCGCCCTCGACTCCATCCCGGCGATCTACGGCCTGACCAAGGAGCCGTACCTCGTCCTCACCGCGAACCTCTTCGCGCTGATGGGCCTGCGCCAGCTCTACTTCCTCATCGGCGGCCTGCTCAAGAAGCTCGTCTACCTCAGCGTGGGACTGGCCGTCCTGCTCGCCTTCATCGGCGTCAAGCTCGTGCTGCACGCCCTGCACGAGAACGAGCTGCCCTTCATCAACGGTGGCGAGCACGTGACCGCCGCACCCGACATCCCGATCTCGGTGTCGCTCGGTGCCATCGTCGTCATCCTGGGCGTCACCACCGCCGCGAGCCTGTGGAAGACGCGGCGCGACGACCGCGAGTCCGAGGTGGAGCGCTCAGCCTCCTGA
- a CDS encoding response regulator transcription factor, with translation MRIVVCDDHLLLLEALGLALGARGHEVLALAESPDEAVEAVAEHHPDVCLLDVNFPGGTSLTAIHRIRELSPSTKVVMLSAEADHAIVGRAIAEGASGYVGKEKPIVEIVEMLDRAVRGQLAVEPSLLQRALRPQKSSDDPLWALQFLTDREWQVMRCIMDGQTTEEMAASLGVQRSTARTHVQNLLTKLGVHSRLQAAALLSAHGSQETWPAHLR, from the coding sequence ATGAGGATCGTGGTCTGTGACGACCACCTGCTCCTGCTCGAGGCCCTGGGCCTCGCGCTGGGTGCACGGGGTCACGAGGTCCTGGCGCTCGCCGAGTCGCCGGACGAGGCGGTCGAGGCGGTCGCGGAGCACCACCCGGACGTCTGCCTGCTCGACGTCAACTTCCCGGGCGGGACGTCGCTGACGGCGATCCACCGGATCCGCGAGCTCTCGCCCTCGACCAAGGTCGTGATGCTGTCGGCTGAGGCCGACCACGCCATCGTCGGCCGCGCCATCGCCGAGGGCGCGTCCGGGTACGTCGGCAAGGAGAAGCCCATCGTCGAGATCGTCGAGATGCTCGACCGGGCCGTGCGCGGCCAGCTCGCGGTGGAGCCGTCGCTGCTGCAGCGCGCGCTGCGCCCGCAGAAGTCGTCGGACGACCCGCTGTGGGCGCTGCAGTTCCTCACCGACCGCGAGTGGCAGGTGATGCGCTGCATCATGGACGGCCAGACGACGGAGGAGATGGCTGCCTCGCTCGGCGTCCAGCGCAGCACGGCGCGCACGCACGTGCAGAACCTGCTGACCAAGCTGGGGGTCCACTCCCGGCTCCAGGCAGCGGCCCTGCTCTCCGCCCACGGGTCCCAGGAGACGTGGCCGGCGCACCTGCGCTGA
- the uvrB gene encoding excinuclease ABC subunit UvrB, with product MRPTTDLQRTVAPFEVVSEFQPAGDQPAAIADLSRRIKAGEKDTVLLGATGTGKSATTAWLIEQVQRPTLVMAPNKTLAAQLANEFRELLPHNAVEYFVSYYDYYQPEAYIPQTDTYIEKDSSINDEVERLRHSATNSLLTRRDVVVVASVSCIYGLGTPQEYVDRMARLKVGQQVDRDDLLRRFVQMQYTRNDLAFTRGTFRVRGDTVEIIPVYEELAVRIEFFGDEIERIYTLHPISGEVMREEQEMYVFPATHYVAGPERMERAIRGIELELADRLAELEKQNKLLEAQRLRMRTTYDIEMMRQVGSCSGIENYSMHIDGRARGTAPNTLLDYFPEDFLLVIDESHVTVPQIGAMYEGDMSRKRMLVDHGFRLPSAMDNRPLKWEEFLERIGQTVYLSATPGPYELAQATGVVEQIIRPTGLIDPEVILKPTKGQIDDLLHEIGERTKKNERVLVTTLTKKMAEDLTDYLLDKGVRVRYLHSEVDTLRRVELLRELRMGEYDVLVGINLLREGLDLPEVSLVSILDADKEGFLRSARSLIQTIGRAARNVSGQVHMYADSVTPSMQEAIEETQRRREKQIAYNKEAGVDPQPLRKKIADITDLIQREDADTEALIGSGRTQSRGKTGQRGGRGTVQADAGVAADRLRGMPANDLANLIQELSTQMHQAAADLHFELAARLRDEIGDLKKELRQMSEATK from the coding sequence ATGCGTCCCACGACCGACCTGCAGCGCACGGTGGCCCCGTTCGAGGTGGTCTCCGAGTTCCAGCCCGCCGGTGACCAGCCCGCCGCCATCGCCGACCTCTCCCGGCGCATCAAGGCGGGGGAGAAGGACACCGTCCTGCTCGGCGCGACCGGCACGGGCAAGTCCGCGACCACCGCCTGGCTCATCGAGCAGGTGCAGCGCCCCACCCTCGTGATGGCGCCGAACAAGACGCTGGCCGCGCAGCTGGCCAACGAGTTCCGCGAGCTGCTGCCGCACAACGCGGTCGAGTACTTCGTCTCGTACTACGACTACTACCAGCCCGAGGCGTACATCCCGCAGACGGACACGTACATCGAGAAGGACTCCTCGATCAACGACGAGGTGGAGCGGCTGCGCCACAGCGCGACGAACTCGCTGCTCACCCGCCGCGACGTCGTCGTGGTCGCGTCCGTGTCCTGCATCTACGGCCTCGGCACGCCGCAGGAGTACGTCGACCGGATGGCACGGCTCAAGGTCGGGCAGCAGGTCGACCGCGACGACCTGCTGCGGCGGTTCGTGCAGATGCAGTACACCCGCAACGACCTCGCCTTCACCCGCGGGACGTTCCGCGTACGTGGGGACACCGTGGAGATCATCCCCGTCTACGAGGAGCTCGCGGTGCGCATCGAGTTCTTCGGCGACGAGATCGAGCGGATCTACACGCTGCACCCGATCAGCGGCGAGGTGATGCGCGAGGAGCAGGAGATGTACGTCTTCCCCGCGACCCACTACGTCGCGGGCCCGGAGCGGATGGAGCGGGCGATCCGCGGCATCGAGCTCGAGCTGGCCGACCGCCTGGCCGAGCTGGAGAAGCAGAACAAGCTGCTCGAGGCCCAGCGGCTGCGCATGCGCACCACGTACGACATCGAGATGATGCGCCAGGTCGGCTCGTGCTCCGGCATCGAGAACTACTCGATGCACATCGACGGCCGCGCCCGGGGCACCGCGCCCAACACCCTCCTCGACTACTTCCCCGAGGACTTCCTGCTCGTCATCGACGAGTCGCACGTCACCGTGCCCCAGATCGGCGCCATGTACGAGGGCGACATGTCGCGCAAGCGCATGCTCGTCGACCACGGCTTCCGGCTCCCCTCGGCCATGGACAACCGCCCGCTGAAGTGGGAGGAGTTCCTCGAGCGGATCGGGCAGACCGTCTACCTGTCCGCGACGCCCGGCCCCTACGAGCTGGCCCAGGCGACCGGTGTCGTCGAGCAGATCATCCGCCCCACCGGGCTCATCGACCCCGAGGTCATCCTCAAGCCGACCAAGGGCCAGATCGACGACCTGCTGCACGAGATCGGCGAGCGCACGAAGAAGAACGAGCGCGTCCTCGTGACCACCCTGACCAAGAAGATGGCCGAGGACCTCACCGACTACCTGCTCGACAAGGGGGTGCGCGTCCGGTACCTGCACAGTGAGGTCGACACGCTGCGCCGGGTGGAGCTGCTGCGCGAGCTGCGCATGGGCGAGTACGACGTGCTCGTCGGCATCAACCTGCTCCGTGAGGGCCTCGACCTGCCCGAGGTGTCGCTCGTGAGCATCCTCGACGCCGACAAGGAGGGCTTCCTGCGCTCGGCCCGCTCGCTCATCCAGACGATCGGCCGCGCGGCCCGCAACGTCTCCGGACAGGTGCACATGTACGCCGACTCGGTCACCCCCTCGATGCAGGAGGCGATCGAGGAGACGCAGCGCCGCCGCGAGAAGCAGATCGCCTACAACAAGGAGGCCGGGGTCGACCCCCAGCCGCTGCGCAAGAAGATCGCCGACATCACCGACCTCATCCAGCGCGAGGACGCCGACACCGAGGCGCTCATCGGCTCCGGCCGCACCCAGTCGCGGGGCAAGACCGGCCAGCGCGGCGGCCGTGGAACCGTCCAGGCCGACGCCGGGGTGGCTGCGGACCGGCTCCGCGGCATGCCCGCCAATGACCTGGCCAACCTCATCCAGGAGCTGTCCACCCAGATGCACCAGGCGGCCGCCGACCTGCACTTCGAGCTCGCGGCGCGCCTGCGCGACGAGATTGGCGACCTCAAGAAGGAGCTGCGCCAGATGTCCGAGGCGACCAAGTGA
- a CDS encoding HAMP domain-containing sensor histidine kinase produces the protein MLHDLRQPLAAILLMAGTEGGDTNRKFDVIAGQARWLAELVEASLGGGATDAVVPTDVAEVAARGVERARATAECEIELVGDTVAYASARPVALSRALACVLDNAVRAAGEDGHVQVAVHQDPVGVHLSVVDDGPGLGKISSRTSLGLTTTRAMVASCGGSFEIHGGAGGGVEADIRLTPSGLRSVAS, from the coding sequence TTGCTGCACGACTTGCGGCAGCCGCTGGCGGCCATCCTGCTGATGGCCGGCACGGAGGGTGGGGACACGAACCGCAAGTTCGACGTCATCGCCGGGCAGGCGCGCTGGCTCGCCGAGCTGGTCGAGGCCAGCCTCGGTGGCGGCGCCACCGACGCGGTCGTCCCGACGGACGTCGCCGAGGTGGCGGCCCGTGGGGTCGAGCGTGCGCGGGCGACCGCGGAGTGCGAGATCGAGCTCGTGGGAGACACGGTGGCGTATGCATCCGCACGCCCGGTCGCGTTGAGCCGGGCACTCGCCTGCGTGCTCGACAACGCGGTCCGTGCTGCCGGCGAGGACGGCCACGTCCAGGTCGCGGTCCACCAGGACCCCGTCGGCGTGCACCTGAGCGTCGTCGACGACGGGCCGGGCCTGGGCAAGATCTCGTCGCGGACGTCGCTCGGCCTGACCACGACGCGGGCGATGGTCGCGTCGTGCGGTGGGTCGTTCGAGATCCACGGTGGTGCCGGCGGCGGCGTCGAGGCGGACATCCGCCTGACCCCGTCGGGCCTGAGGTCGGTGGCCTCATGA
- a CDS encoding maleylpyruvate isomerase family mycothiol-dependent enzyme — protein sequence MESQLAALAAHTDRLLATAGALDDPAADSLCDGWTRGHVLTHVARNAEAIDRLAQWAMDGERREMYPGGTRARDADIEAGAGRPLSELVEDVRSTAQALAPVLERLATAPRAVEHVEMRGGLAVSPDVLPLLRLREVVFHHVDLAAGFTFADVEPGLAKRFVGDAVTRLRAAAPELALSLRSDEGDTWRLGPDDAADVAEVTGPLAGLLLWLARRDASGVRSEHLPELPRGS from the coding sequence ATGGAGTCCCAGCTCGCCGCCCTGGCCGCCCACACCGACCGCCTCCTCGCCACCGCCGGCGCCCTCGACGACCCGGCCGCCGACTCGCTCTGCGACGGGTGGACCCGCGGGCACGTCCTGACCCACGTCGCCCGCAACGCCGAGGCGATCGACCGGCTGGCGCAGTGGGCCATGGACGGGGAGCGGCGCGAGATGTACCCCGGGGGGACGCGGGCACGTGACGCGGACATCGAGGCGGGCGCAGGACGGCCCCTGTCCGAGCTGGTCGAGGACGTCCGCAGCACGGCGCAGGCGTTGGCGCCGGTGCTCGAGCGGCTCGCCACAGCACCCCGCGCCGTCGAGCACGTGGAGATGCGCGGCGGCCTCGCCGTGTCGCCCGACGTGCTCCCGCTGCTGCGGCTGCGCGAGGTCGTCTTCCACCACGTCGACCTCGCGGCCGGCTTCACCTTCGCGGACGTCGAGCCCGGCCTGGCGAAGCGGTTCGTGGGCGACGCCGTCACCCGGCTGCGGGCGGCCGCACCCGAGCTCGCCCTGTCGCTGCGCTCCGACGAGGGCGACACCTGGCGCCTCGGCCCCGACGACGCGGCCGACGTCGCCGAGGTGACCGGGCCGCTGGCGGGACTGCTGCTCTGGCTCGCCCGGCGCGACGCCAGTGGCGTGCGCTCCGAGCACCTGCCGGAGCTCCCCCGCGGCTCGTAG
- a CDS encoding response regulator transcription factor — protein MSSPIRVVLVDDHEVFVDALALCLGDHPDLVVTGAATSLDHAMRLVDDVDFDVLVLDLGLAGEDGLEVARHVLRTRPRAGILVATGAESDSRVVEAVQLGVRGWLPKTVTANALADAIRGVARGETCIPADLLAQVLVGMSRGAQPQLENVQGITDLTSRELEVLSCLVEGLTRTEIGDLLHVSPNTVRTHVQSILHKLKVHSALAAVAIARRAGITGTRLTA, from the coding sequence ATGTCGTCGCCGATCCGCGTCGTCCTGGTGGACGACCACGAGGTGTTCGTCGACGCCCTGGCCCTCTGTCTGGGTGACCACCCGGACCTGGTGGTCACGGGCGCCGCGACGAGCCTCGACCATGCCATGCGCCTCGTCGACGACGTCGACTTCGACGTCCTGGTCCTCGACCTGGGGCTGGCGGGGGAGGACGGGCTCGAGGTGGCCCGGCACGTCCTGCGCACCCGTCCCCGCGCGGGCATCCTCGTGGCGACCGGCGCCGAGTCCGACTCTCGGGTGGTCGAGGCGGTGCAGCTGGGCGTTCGCGGCTGGCTGCCGAAGACCGTGACGGCCAACGCGCTCGCGGACGCGATCCGGGGCGTGGCGCGCGGGGAGACCTGCATCCCGGCCGACCTGCTCGCCCAGGTCCTCGTGGGCATGTCCCGGGGCGCCCAGCCGCAGCTCGAGAACGTGCAGGGGATCACCGACCTGACCTCACGCGAGCTCGAGGTCCTGTCCTGCCTCGTCGAGGGCCTGACCCGCACCGAGATCGGGGACCTGCTGCACGTGTCGCCCAACACGGTGCGCACCCACGTGCAGAGCATCCTGCACAAGCTCAAGGTGCACTCGGCGCTGGCCGCGGTGGCCATCGCCCGGCGCGCCGGCATCACCGGGACCCGGCTCACCGCCTGA
- a CDS encoding MBL fold metallo-hydrolase produces the protein MAMTSDDGSGRPEEEHVWGGLTMWRAAVSEMDNNAYLLRCSSTGELLLVDAADEAGRLLALVAHAGGDLRTVVTTHQHWDHHRALAAVVAATGASTACGADDAAGMPVPPDRVLAHGDVVRVGEVALEVVHLRGHTPGSVALAYRDPEGPTQLFTGDSLFPGGVGNTKNPGQSFDSLIEDVTTRVFDVYDDDTVVWPGHGASTTLGAERPHLPEWRARGW, from the coding sequence ATGGCGATGACCAGCGACGACGGATCCGGCCGACCTGAGGAGGAACACGTCTGGGGAGGTCTCACGATGTGGCGTGCGGCCGTCTCGGAGATGGACAACAACGCCTACCTGCTGCGCTGCTCGAGCACCGGCGAGCTGCTCCTCGTCGACGCCGCCGACGAGGCCGGGCGGCTGCTCGCGCTCGTGGCGCACGCCGGCGGGGACCTGCGCACTGTCGTGACGACGCACCAGCACTGGGACCACCACCGGGCCCTGGCCGCGGTCGTGGCCGCGACCGGCGCGTCCACCGCGTGCGGGGCCGACGACGCCGCGGGTATGCCGGTGCCCCCGGACCGCGTGCTGGCGCACGGTGACGTGGTGCGGGTGGGCGAGGTGGCGCTCGAGGTCGTGCACCTGCGGGGCCACACCCCCGGCTCCGTGGCCCTTGCGTACCGCGACCCGGAGGGACCGACGCAGCTCTTCACCGGCGACTCGCTCTTCCCCGGTGGCGTGGGCAACACCAAGAACCCCGGCCAGAGCTTCGACTCGCTCATCGAGGACGTGACGACCCGTGTCTTCGACGTCTACGACGACGACACGGTGGTGTGGCCGGGCCATGGCGCGAGCACCACCCTGGGCGCCGAGCGGCCGCACTTGCCGGAGTGGCGCGCCCGCGGCTGGTGA
- a CDS encoding EamA family transporter — translation MTSRRPPAPPLLLVLTAIASVQFGGALAATLVPEIGAGGSVTLRLLFAAAILGLLARPRLRGHSRRAWLVVVGFGLALGLMNLAFYASLARLPIGVAVTIEFLGPLTLATVLSRRARDLAAVGAAAVGVVLISEALDTPWAQLEWAGLGLAALAGACWAAYIVASRHAGREFVGLDGLALAMGVALLVGLPFGAASVPHWTGEAVLKGLGIAVLSSVLPYSLELAALRHLSPRTFGVLLSLEPAAAALAGLLVLDQRLHPTQLAGMGLVVLASALVMGAGQPRDPAASGG, via the coding sequence GTGACGTCCCGCCGGCCCCCTGCACCTCCGCTGCTGCTGGTGCTGACGGCGATCGCGTCGGTCCAGTTCGGCGGTGCCCTCGCGGCCACGCTGGTCCCCGAGATCGGCGCGGGCGGGTCGGTGACGCTGCGGCTGCTGTTCGCCGCCGCGATCCTGGGGCTGCTGGCCCGGCCCCGTCTGCGGGGGCACTCGCGGCGCGCGTGGCTCGTGGTCGTCGGCTTCGGCCTCGCCCTGGGGCTGATGAACCTGGCCTTCTACGCCTCGCTCGCGCGCCTGCCGATCGGCGTGGCGGTCACCATCGAGTTCCTCGGCCCGCTCACCCTCGCCACCGTCCTGTCCCGGCGCGCCCGCGACCTCGCGGCCGTCGGCGCGGCGGCCGTGGGCGTGGTCCTCATCTCCGAGGCGCTCGACACACCCTGGGCCCAGCTCGAGTGGGCCGGGCTGGGGCTGGCGGCGCTCGCCGGCGCCTGCTGGGCGGCATACATCGTCGCGAGCCGGCACGCCGGCCGCGAGTTCGTCGGGCTCGACGGCCTGGCGCTGGCCATGGGCGTCGCCCTGCTCGTCGGCCTGCCCTTCGGCGCCGCGTCGGTGCCGCACTGGACCGGCGAGGCGGTGCTCAAGGGGCTCGGGATCGCGGTGCTGTCGTCCGTGCTGCCGTACTCGCTCGAGCTCGCGGCCCTGCGGCACCTGAGCCCCCGGACGTTCGGGGTGCTGCTCAGCCTCGAGCCGGCCGCCGCCGCGCTCGCCGGCCTGCTCGTGCTCGACCAGCGGCTGCACCCCACCCAGCTGGCGGGCATGGGGCTGGTCGTGCTGGCCAGCGCCCTGGTCATGGGCGCCGGCCAGCCACGGGACCCCGCAGCCTCAGGAGGCTGA